A single window of Oncorhynchus keta strain PuntledgeMale-10-30-2019 chromosome 34, Oket_V2, whole genome shotgun sequence DNA harbors:
- the LOC118382792 gene encoding uncharacterized protein LOC118382792 isoform X2 yields the protein MQLGYNPRPSYGAPPQKRFRDANGGANNRRKQPNFSADIVFTTKAGNVQTIPCLTKQLKAITGETVIGLQYVWEYRSPSKSVPPHYQCKLCKKVSRLQTDMLGHIKGWKHSFRYMKQNHSDKMPFKEDAAKKDHEVRKKVKEAAAELERAEGRGQLKVILKEPSEVQAFAGLRSAMGGPGGMGARPKPGGRFAEPLFPEEFPLQGGGLNHPMGGMGGYSDPLPRSTPSTAFQKRDMSFRGYPDNTGGQRLGGSADGFGLGGGRDGGFGQEGLLGESPGSCYPDELRGGQMGSESGQGLMGAVPETSSLPTTLLKYLDNFQIENEGDAHIVLKVTQKLTDVLMDYRLRSVSSGPSMKSSLSLDSMSYSDSPRMSSSSDRFSGGFSGNLSGPSRY from the exons ATGCAGCTTGGCTACAATCCAAGGCCATCTTATGGCGCCCCACCACAGAAGCGGTTCAGGGACGCTAATGGGGGGGCTAACAACAGG AGAAAGCAGCCTAACTTCTCTGCTGACATAG TGTTCACCACCAAGGCGGGAAATGTACAGACCATCCCCTGCTTGACCAAACAGTTGAAGGCCATCACTGGTGAGACTGTCATTG GTCTTCAGTATGTGTGGGAGTACCGGAGCCCTAGTAAGTCAGTCCCACCCCATTACCAGTGTAAACTCTGCAAGAAGGTAAGCCGTCTGCAGACTGACATGCTGGGTCACATCAAGGGCTGGAAGCACTCCTTCAGATACAtg AAGCAAAATCATTCTGACAAGATGCCCTTTAAGGAAGATGCTGCCAAAAAGGACCATGAAGTGAGGAAGAAGGTGAAAGAAGCAGCAGCAGAGCTGGAGAGGGCAGAGGGCAGGGGACAGCTAAAG GTGATTCTGAAGGAGCCCAGTGAGGTCCAAGCGTTTGCAGGACTAC GTTCAGCAATGGGAGGGCCAGGAGGAATGGGAGCTAGACCAAAACCAG GTGGCAGGTTTGCAGAGCCTCTGTTCCCAGAGGAGTTCCCTCTCCAAGGCGGCGGCCTCAACCACCCCATGGGTGGTATGGGGGGCTACTCTGACCCCCTGCCTCGCTCCACTCCCTCTACGGCCTTCCAGAAAAGGGACATGAGCTTCCGAGGCTACCCTGACAATACGGGGGGGCAGAGGCTAGGGGGTTCAGCCGATGGCTTTGGGCTGGGAGGGGGAAGGGACGGAGGCTTTGGCCAGGAGGGGCTGTTGGGGGAGAGTCCGGGAAGCTGCTACCCTGATGAGCTCAGAGGGGGACAGATGGGAAGTGAATCAGGCCAAGGGTTGATGGGAGCTGTACCTGAAACCAGCAGCCTTCCGACCACGCTACTCAAATACCTG gATAATTTCCAAATCGAGAACGAGGGTGATGCTCATATCGTGCTGAAGGTGACACAGAAGCTGACAGATGTCCTAATGGACTACAGACTTAGGAGTGTTTCCTCG GGTCCTAGTATGAAGAGCAGTTTGTCGCTGGACTCCATGAGCTACTCCGATTCTCCCAGAATGTCTAGCAGTAGTGACCGCTTCTCAGGTGGCTTCTCTGGGAACCTCTCTG GCCCTTCCAGATACTGA
- the LOC118382792 gene encoding uncharacterized protein LOC118382792 isoform X1 yields the protein MQLGYNPRPSYGAPPQKRFRDANGGANNRRKQPNFSADIVFTTKAGNVQTIPCLTKQLKAITGETVIGLQYVWEYRSPSKSVPPHYQCKLCKKVSRLQTDMLGHIKGWKHSFRYMKQNHSDKMPFKEDAAKKDHEVRKKVKEAAAELERAEGRGQLKVILKEPSEVQAFAGLRSAMGGPGGMGARPKPGGRFAEPLFPEEFPLQGGGLNHPMGGMGGYSDPLPRSTPSTAFQKRDMSFRGYPDNTGGQRLGGSADGFGLGGGRDGGFGQEGLLGESPGSCYPDELRGGQMGSESGQGLMGAVPETSSLPTTLLKYLDNFQIENEGDAHIVLKVTQKLTDVLMDYRLRSVSSQGPSMKSSLSLDSMSYSDSPRMSSSSDRFSGGFSGNLSGPSRY from the exons ATGCAGCTTGGCTACAATCCAAGGCCATCTTATGGCGCCCCACCACAGAAGCGGTTCAGGGACGCTAATGGGGGGGCTAACAACAGG AGAAAGCAGCCTAACTTCTCTGCTGACATAG TGTTCACCACCAAGGCGGGAAATGTACAGACCATCCCCTGCTTGACCAAACAGTTGAAGGCCATCACTGGTGAGACTGTCATTG GTCTTCAGTATGTGTGGGAGTACCGGAGCCCTAGTAAGTCAGTCCCACCCCATTACCAGTGTAAACTCTGCAAGAAGGTAAGCCGTCTGCAGACTGACATGCTGGGTCACATCAAGGGCTGGAAGCACTCCTTCAGATACAtg AAGCAAAATCATTCTGACAAGATGCCCTTTAAGGAAGATGCTGCCAAAAAGGACCATGAAGTGAGGAAGAAGGTGAAAGAAGCAGCAGCAGAGCTGGAGAGGGCAGAGGGCAGGGGACAGCTAAAG GTGATTCTGAAGGAGCCCAGTGAGGTCCAAGCGTTTGCAGGACTAC GTTCAGCAATGGGAGGGCCAGGAGGAATGGGAGCTAGACCAAAACCAG GTGGCAGGTTTGCAGAGCCTCTGTTCCCAGAGGAGTTCCCTCTCCAAGGCGGCGGCCTCAACCACCCCATGGGTGGTATGGGGGGCTACTCTGACCCCCTGCCTCGCTCCACTCCCTCTACGGCCTTCCAGAAAAGGGACATGAGCTTCCGAGGCTACCCTGACAATACGGGGGGGCAGAGGCTAGGGGGTTCAGCCGATGGCTTTGGGCTGGGAGGGGGAAGGGACGGAGGCTTTGGCCAGGAGGGGCTGTTGGGGGAGAGTCCGGGAAGCTGCTACCCTGATGAGCTCAGAGGGGGACAGATGGGAAGTGAATCAGGCCAAGGGTTGATGGGAGCTGTACCTGAAACCAGCAGCCTTCCGACCACGCTACTCAAATACCTG gATAATTTCCAAATCGAGAACGAGGGTGATGCTCATATCGTGCTGAAGGTGACACAGAAGCTGACAGATGTCCTAATGGACTACAGACTTAGGAGTGTTTCCTCG CAGGGTCCTAGTATGAAGAGCAGTTTGTCGCTGGACTCCATGAGCTACTCCGATTCTCCCAGAATGTCTAGCAGTAGTGACCGCTTCTCAGGTGGCTTCTCTGGGAACCTCTCTG GCCCTTCCAGATACTGA
- the LOC127915373 gene encoding uncharacterized protein LOC127915373 isoform X1: MWRRGEVSGGCGGEERYLVDVEERRGVWWMWRRGEVSGGCGGEERYLVDVEERRGIWWMWRRGGCGGEERYLVDVEERRGIWWMWRRGEVSGGCGGEERYLVDVEERRGIWWMWRRGEVSGGCGGEERYLVDVEERRGEVSGGCGGEVSGGCGGEVSGGCGGEVSGGCGGEVSGGCEGEVSGGCEGEVSGGCEGEVSGGCGGEVSGGCGGEVSGGCGGEVSGGCEGEVSGGCGGEVSGGCEGEVSGGCEGEISGGCEGEERYLVDVKERYLVDVEERYLVDVEERYLVDVKERYLVDVKERYLVDVKERYLVDVKERYLVDVKERYLVDVEERYLVDVEERYLVDVEERYLVDVKERYLVDVKERYLVDVKERYLVDVEERYLVDVKERYLVDVKERYLVDVEERYLVDVKERYLVDVKERYLVEERYLVDVEERYLVDVKERYLVDVEERRGIWWMWRRGEVSGGCEGEVSGGCEGEVSGGCEGEVSGGCEGEVSGGCEGEERYLVDVEERYLVDVEERYLVDVKERYLVDVEERYLVDVEERYLVDVEERYLVDVKEGYLVDVKERYLVDVKERRGIWWMWRRGIWWM, encoded by the exons atgtggaggagaggagaggtatctggtggatgtggaggagaggagaggtatctggtggatgtggaggagaggagaggtgtctggtggatgtggaggagaggagaggtatctggtggatgtggaggagaggagaggtatctggtggatgtggaggagaggagaggtatctggtggatgtggaggagaggtggatgtggaggagaggagaggtatctggtggatgtggaggagaggagaggtatctggtggatgtggaggagaggagaggtatctggtggatgtggaggagaggagaggtatctggtggatgtggaggagaggagaggtatctggtggatgtggaggagaggagaggtatctggtggatgtggaggagaggagaggtatctggtggatgtggaggagaggagaggagaggtatctggtggatgtggaggagaggtatctggtggatgtggaggagaggtatctggtggatgtggaggagaggtatctggtggatgtggaggagaggtatctggtggatgtgaaggagaggtatctggtggatgtgaaggagaggtatctggtggatgtgaaggagaggtatctggtggatgtggaggagaggtatctggtggatgtggaggagaggtatctggtggatgtggaggagaggtatctggtggatgtgaaggagaggtatctggtggatgtggaggagaggtatctggtggatgtgaaggagaggtatctggtggatgtgaaggagagatatctggtggatgtgaaggagaggagaggtatctggtggatgtgaaggagaggtatctggtggatgtggaggagaggtatctggtggatgtggaggagaggtatctggtggatgtgaaggagaggtatctggtggatgtgaaggagaggtatctggtggatgtgaaggagaggtatctggtggatgtgaaggagaggtatctggtggatgtgaaggagaggtatctggtggatgtggaggagaggtatctggtggatgtggaggagaggtatctggtggatgtggaggagaggtatctggtggatgtgaaggagaggtatctggtggatgtgaaggagaggtatctggtggatgtgaaggagaggtatctggtggatgtggaggagaggtatctggtggatgtgaaggagaggtatctggtggatgtgaaggagaggtatctggtggatgtggaggagaggtatctggtggatgtgaaggagaggtatctggtggatgtgaaggagaggtatctggtggaggagaggtatctggtggatgtggaggagaggtatctggtggatgtgaaggagaggtatctggtggatgtggaggagaggagaggtatctggtggatgtggaggagaggagaggtatctggtggatgtgaaggagaggtatctggtggatgtgaaggagaggtatctggtggatgtgaaggagaggtatctggtggatgtgaaggagag gtatctggtggatgtgaaggagaggagaggtatctggtggatgtggaggagaggtatctggtggatgtggaggagaggtatctggtggatgtgaaggagaggtatctggtggatgtggaggagaggtatctggtggatgtggaggagaggtatctggtggatgtggaggagaggtatctggtggatgtgaaggagggatatctggtggatgtgaaggagaggtatctggtggatgtgaaggagaggagaggtatctggtggatgtggaggagaggtatctggtggatgtga
- the LOC127915373 gene encoding uncharacterized protein LOC127915373 isoform X2, producing the protein MWRRGEVSGGCGGEERYLVDVEERRGVWWMWRRGEVSGGCGGEERYLVDVEERRGIWWMWRRGGCGGEERYLVDVEERRGIWWMWRRGEVSGGCGGEERYLVDVEERRGIWWMWRRGEVSGGCGGEERYLVDVEERRGEVSGGCGGEVSGGCGGEVSGGCGGEVSGGCGGEVSGGCEGEVSGGCEGEVSGGCEGEVSGGCGGEVSGGCGGEVSGGCGGEVSGGCEGEVSGGCGGEVSGGCEGEVSGGCEGEISGGCEGEERYLVDVKERYLVDVEERYLVDVEERYLVDVKERYLVDVKERYLVDVKERYLVDVKERYLVDVKERYLVDVEERYLVDVEERYLVDVEERYLVDVKERYLVDVKERYLVDVKERYLVDVEERYLVDVKERYLVDVKERYLVDVEERYLVDVKERYLVDVKERYLVEERYLVDVEERYLVDVKERYLVDVEERRGIWWMWRRGEVSGGCEGEVSGGCEGEVSGGCEGEVSGGCEGEVSGGCEGEERYLVDVEERYLVDVEERYLVDVKERYLVDVEERRGICWMWRRGIWWMWRRGIWWM; encoded by the exons atgtggaggagaggagaggtatctggtggatgtggaggagaggagaggtatctggtggatgtggaggagaggagaggtgtctggtggatgtggaggagaggagaggtatctggtggatgtggaggagaggagaggtatctggtggatgtggaggagaggagaggtatctggtggatgtggaggagaggtggatgtggaggagaggagaggtatctggtggatgtggaggagaggagaggtatctggtggatgtggaggagaggagaggtatctggtggatgtggaggagaggagaggtatctggtggatgtggaggagaggagaggtatctggtggatgtggaggagaggagaggtatctggtggatgtggaggagaggagaggtatctggtggatgtggaggagaggagaggagaggtatctggtggatgtggaggagaggtatctggtggatgtggaggagaggtatctggtggatgtggaggagaggtatctggtggatgtggaggagaggtatctggtggatgtgaaggagaggtatctggtggatgtgaaggagaggtatctggtggatgtgaaggagaggtatctggtggatgtggaggagaggtatctggtggatgtggaggagaggtatctggtggatgtggaggagaggtatctggtggatgtgaaggagaggtatctggtggatgtggaggagaggtatctggtggatgtgaaggagaggtatctggtggatgtgaaggagagatatctggtggatgtgaaggagaggagaggtatctggtggatgtgaaggagaggtatctggtggatgtggaggagaggtatctggtggatgtggaggagaggtatctggtggatgtgaaggagaggtatctggtggatgtgaaggagaggtatctggtggatgtgaaggagaggtatctggtggatgtgaaggagaggtatctggtggatgtgaaggagaggtatctggtggatgtggaggagaggtatctggtggatgtggaggagaggtatctggtggatgtggaggagaggtatctggtggatgtgaaggagaggtatctggtggatgtgaaggagaggtatctggtggatgtgaaggagaggtatctggtggatgtggaggagaggtatctggtggatgtgaaggagaggtatctggtggatgtgaaggagaggtatctggtggatgtggaggagaggtatctggtggatgtgaaggagaggtatctggtggatgtgaaggagaggtatctggtggaggagaggtatctggtggatgtggaggagaggtatctggtggatgtgaaggagaggtatctggtggatgtggaggagaggagaggtatctggtggatgtggaggagaggagaggtatctggtggatgtgaaggagaggtatctggtggatgtgaaggagaggtatctggtggatgtgaaggagaggtatctggtggatgtgaaggagag gtatctggtggatgtgaaggagaggagaggtatctggtggatgtggaggagaggtatctggtggatgtggaggagaggtatctggtggatgtgaaggagaggtatctggtagatgtggaggagaggagaggtatctgttggatgtggaggagag gtatctggtggatgtggaggagaggtatctggtggatgtga
- the LOC127915373 gene encoding uncharacterized protein LOC127915373 isoform X3: MWRRGEVSGGCGGEERYLVDVEERRGVWWMWRRGEVSGGCGGEERYLVDVEERRGIWWMWRRGGCGGEERYLVDVEERRGIWWMWRRGEVSGGCGGEERYLVDVEERRGIWWMWRRGEVSGGCGGEERYLVDVEERRGEVSGGCGGEVSGGCGGEVSGGCGGEVSGGCGGEVSGGCEGEVSGGCEGEVSGGCEGEVSGGCGGEVSGGCGGEVSGGCGGEVSGGCEGEVSGGCGGEVSGGCEGEVSGGCEGEISGGCEGEERYLVDVKERYLVDVEERYLVDVEERYLVDVKERYLVDVKERYLVDVKERYLVDVKERYLVDVKERYLVDVEERYLVDVEERYLVDVEERYLVDVKERYLVDVKERYLVDVKERYLVDVEERYLVDVKERYLVDVKERYLVDVEERYLVDVKERYLVDVKERYLVEERYLVDVEERYLVDVKERYLVDVEERRGIWWMWRRGEVSGGCEGEVSGGCEGEVSGGCEGEVSGGCEGEVSGGCEGEERYLVDVEERYLVDVEERYLVDVKERYLVDVEERRGICWMWRRGIWWM, translated from the exons atgtggaggagaggagaggtatctggtggatgtggaggagaggagaggtatctggtggatgtggaggagaggagaggtgtctggtggatgtggaggagaggagaggtatctggtggatgtggaggagaggagaggtatctggtggatgtggaggagaggagaggtatctggtggatgtggaggagaggtggatgtggaggagaggagaggtatctggtggatgtggaggagaggagaggtatctggtggatgtggaggagaggagaggtatctggtggatgtggaggagaggagaggtatctggtggatgtggaggagaggagaggtatctggtggatgtggaggagaggagaggtatctggtggatgtggaggagaggagaggtatctggtggatgtggaggagaggagaggagaggtatctggtggatgtggaggagaggtatctggtggatgtggaggagaggtatctggtggatgtggaggagaggtatctggtggatgtggaggagaggtatctggtggatgtgaaggagaggtatctggtggatgtgaaggagaggtatctggtggatgtgaaggagaggtatctggtggatgtggaggagaggtatctggtggatgtggaggagaggtatctggtggatgtggaggagaggtatctggtggatgtgaaggagaggtatctggtggatgtggaggagaggtatctggtggatgtgaaggagaggtatctggtggatgtgaaggagagatatctggtggatgtgaaggagaggagaggtatctggtggatgtgaaggagaggtatctggtggatgtggaggagaggtatctggtggatgtggaggagaggtatctggtggatgtgaaggagaggtatctggtggatgtgaaggagaggtatctggtggatgtgaaggagaggtatctggtggatgtgaaggagaggtatctggtggatgtgaaggagaggtatctggtggatgtggaggagaggtatctggtggatgtggaggagaggtatctggtggatgtggaggagaggtatctggtggatgtgaaggagaggtatctggtggatgtgaaggagaggtatctggtggatgtgaaggagaggtatctggtggatgtggaggagaggtatctggtggatgtgaaggagaggtatctggtggatgtgaaggagaggtatctggtggatgtggaggagaggtatctggtggatgtgaaggagaggtatctggtggatgtgaaggagaggtatctggtggaggagaggtatctggtggatgtggaggagaggtatctggtggatgtgaaggagaggtatctggtggatgtggaggagaggagaggtatctggtggatgtggaggagaggagaggtatctggtggatgtgaaggagaggtatctggtggatgtgaaggagaggtatctggtggatgtgaaggagaggtatctggtggatgtgaaggagag gtatctggtggatgtgaaggagaggagaggtatctggtggatgtggaggagaggtatctggtggatgtggaggagaggtatctggtggatgtgaaggagaggtatctggtagatgtggaggagaggagaggtatctgttggatgtggaggagaggtatctggtggatgtga
- the LOC127915373 gene encoding uncharacterized protein LOC127915373 isoform X4 codes for MWRRGEVSGGCGGEERYLVDVEERRGIWWMWRRGEVSGGCGGEERYLVDVEERRGIWWMWRRGEERYLVDVEERYLVDVEERYLVDVEERYLVDVEERYLVDVEERYLVDVEERYLVDVKERYLVDVKERYLVDVKERYLVDVKERYLVDVKERYLVDVEERYLVDVEERYLVDVEERYLVDVKERYLVDVKERYLVDVKERYLVDVEERYLVDVKERYLVDVKERYLVDVEERYLVDVKERYLVDVKERYLVEERYLVDVEERYLVDVKERYLVDVEERRGIWWMWRRGEVSGGCEGEVSGGCEGEVSGGCEGEVSGGCEGEVSGGCEGEERYLVDVEERYLVDVEERYLVDVKERYLVDVEERYLVDVEERYLVDVEERYLVDVKEGYLVDVKERYLVDVKERRGIWWMWRRGIWWMWRRGIWWM; via the exons atgtggaggagaggagaggtatctggtggatgtggaggagaggagaggtatctggtggatgtggaggagaggagaggtatctggtggatgtggaggagaggagaggtatctggtggatgtggaggagaggagaggtatctggtggatgtggaggagaggagaggtatctggtggatgtggaggagaggagaggagaggtatctggtggatgtggaggagaggtatctggtggatgtggaggagaggtatctggtggatgtggaggagaggtatctggtggatgtggaggagag gtatctggtggatgtggaggagaggtatctggtggatgtggaggagaggtatctggtggatgtgaaggagaggtatctggtggatgtgaaggagaggtatctggtggatgtgaaggagaggtatctggtggatgtgaaggagaggtatctggtggatgtgaaggagaggtatctggtggatgtggaggagaggtatctggtggatgtggaggagaggtatctggtggatgtggaggagaggtatctggtggatgtgaaggagaggtatctggtggatgtgaaggagaggtatctggtggatgtgaaggagaggtatctggtggatgtggaggagaggtatctggtggatgtgaaggagaggtatctggtggatgtgaaggagaggtatctggtggatgtggaggagaggtatctggtggatgtgaaggagaggtatctggtggatgtgaaggagaggtatctggtggaggagaggtatctggtggatgtggaggagaggtatctggtggatgtgaaggagaggtatctggtggatgtggaggagaggagaggtatctggtggatgtggaggagaggagaggtatctggtggatgtgaaggagaggtatctggtggatgtgaaggagaggtatctggtggatgtgaaggagaggtatctggtggatgtgaaggagag gtatctggtggatgtgaaggagaggagaggtatctggtggatgtggaggagaggtatctggtggatgtggaggagaggtatctggtggatgtgaaggagaggtatctggtggatgtggaggagaggtatctggtggatgtggaggagaggtatctggtggatgtggaggagaggtatctggtggatgtgaaggagggatatctggtggatgtgaaggagaggtatctggtggatgtgaaggagaggagaggtatctggtggatgtggaggagag gtatctggtggatgtggaggagaggtatctggtggatgtga